A stretch of the Papaver somniferum cultivar HN1 chromosome 6, ASM357369v1, whole genome shotgun sequence genome encodes the following:
- the LOC113289370 gene encoding L-ascorbate oxidase homolog, with product MRGSRSMMLQLLVGVLACLGAVMVVDAEDPYRYFTWVVTYGTISPLGTPQQGILINGQFPGPRLDIVTNDNVIINVINKIDQPFLLTWNGIKNRKSSWQDGTLGTNCPIPPGRNFTYHVQVKDQIGTFMYFPSLQMHKASGGFGGINMYTRPKIPLPFAQPADDFHLLIGDWYKAGHKALQSTLDSGRKLAFPDGLLINGVQRGIKFTGDPGKTYMIRLSNVGLSTSINFRIQGHKMKLVEMGGSHTIQQTYDSLDVHVGQSLSVLVTLNQPAKDYFIVASSRFTSPVLTSTGYLTYSNSQVKASGAMPVGPSASDVPWSMNQARSFRCNMTASAARPNPQGTYHYGSEKIVTTYRLSNSETKINGKLRYAINGMSYVNPDTPLKLADWFNIPGVFDLKSYNKKTAATPAKLGTPVVANLLHDFVEIIFSNRENTIQSWYLAGNDFWIVGFGPLKWTAAQRKHYNAVDAPKGYTIQVYPKSWTAILVSLDNKGMWDLRSQIWPRRYLGQEMYVKVWNDEKSLYTEYNPPKNALLCGKARGQHV from the exons ATGAGAGGAAGCAGATCAATGATGCTGCAGTTACTAGTAGGAGTATTAGCATGTTTGGGTGCCGTAATGGTTGTGGATGCAGAGGATCCATACAGATACTTCACGTGGGTTGTTACTTATGGAACCATTTCCCCTCTTGGCACTCCTCAACAG GGTATTCTCATCAATGGACAGTTCCCTGGTCCTAGACTTGATATTGTCACTAACGATAATGTTATCATTAATGTTATTAACAAGATAGATCAACCTTTCCTCCTTACCTG GAATGGGATCAAGAACAGGAAGTCATCATGGCAAGACGGAACTCTCGGAACCAATTGTCCGATCCCTCCAGGCCGGAACTTCACATACCATGTTCAAGTTAAAGATCAAATCGGAACATTCATGTATTTCCCCTCATTACAAATGCACAAAGCTTCCGGCGGATTCGGAGGAATCAATATGTATACTCGCCCCAAAATTCCTCTACCATTTGCACAACCAGCTGATGATTTCCATTTGCTTATTGGTGACTGGTACAAGGCCGGCCATAAGGCATTGCAGAGCACTTTGGACTCAGGACGAAAACTAGCTTTCCCTGATGGTTTACTGATTAACGGGGTACAAAGAGGAATCAAGTTTACAGGAGATCCAGGTAAAACGTACATGATCAGGTTATCAAATGTAGGTTTGTCAACTTCGATCAATTTTAGGATTCAAGGTCATAAAATGAAGTTGGTTGAAATGGGAGGGTCTCATACTATTCAACAGACATATGATTCTCTTGATGTTCATGTTGGCCAATCACTCTCTGTGCTTGTGACGTTAAATCAACCAGCTAAGGATTACTTTATTGTTGCTTCTTCACGATTTACCTCCCCTGTTCTCACTTCTACCGGATACCTTAcgtattcaaactcccaagtaaaAGCTTCGGGTGCAATGCCAGTTGGTCCTTCTGCTTCCGATGTTCCCTGGTCTATGAATCAAGCTCGAAGCTTCAG ATGCAATATGACAGCGAGTGCAGCGAGACCTAACCCTCAAGGGACATACCATTATGGTAGCGAAAAGATAGTGACGACATACAGGTTATCAAATTCGGAAACTAAGATTAATGGAAAACTACGGTATGCTATTAACGGGATGTCATACGTAAACCCTGACACTCCATTGAAGTTAGCTGATTGGTTCAACATTCCTGGAGTATTCGACTTAAAAAGTTATAACAAAAAAACTGCTGCTACTCCAGCTAAATTGGGAACTCCTGTTGTTGCAAATTTGCTTCATGATTTTGTCGAAATCATCTTCAGtaacagagaaaacacaattcaATCTTGGTATCTTGCGGGTAATGACTTCTGGATCGTCGG ATTTGGACCTCTAAAGTGGACAGCAGCACAAAGGAAACACTACAATGCAGTGGATGCGCCAAAAGGTTACACAATTCAGGTGTACCCCAAGTCATGGACCGCAATTTTAGTGTCACTAGACAACAAAGGAATGTGGGATTTGAGATCTCAAATCTGGCCAAGAAGGTATTTAGGACAAGAAATGTATGTGAAAGTATGGAACGATGAGAAGAGTCTCTACACTGAGTACAATCCTCCTAAAAACGCTCTTCTTTGTGGCAAAGCTAGAGGTCAACACGTCTAG
- the LOC113291513 gene encoding L-ascorbate oxidase homolog gives MNRDLPQVHPNREHFELSNVGLSLSINFRIQGHKMRLVEMGGSHTIQETYDSLDVHVGQSLAVLVTFNQRARDYFIVASSRFTSPVLTSTGYIKYSNSKVKASGALPVGPTTHVPWSMKQARSFRCNLTASAARPNPQGTYHYGSVKIMKTIGLSNSEAKINGKLRYAINGMSYINPDTPLKLADWFNIPGVFDLKSFSKKTSIGVPAKFGTPVIGALLHDFVEIIFSNTEDTIQSWYLAGNDFWVVGYGPLKWSAAQRKHYNLVDAPKSYTIQVYPKSWTAILLPLDNKGMWNLRSQIWPRRYLGQELYVKVWNDETSLYTEYNPPPNTLFCGKARGKHV, from the exons ATGAATAGGGATCTTCCTCAAGTTCATCCAAATAg GGAGCATTTCGAGTTATCAAATGTTGGTTTGTCATTATCAATCAACTTCAGGATTCAAGGACATAAAATGAGGTTGGTTGAAATGGGTGGGTCTCATACTATTCAAGAGACATATGATTCTCTGGATGTCCATGTCGGTCAATCACTTGCAGTTCTTGTAACGTTTAACCAACGAGCTAGAGATTATTTTATCGTCGCTTCCTCGCGGTTTACCTCCCCTGTTCTCACTTCCACCGGATACATTAAGTACTCAAACTCGAAAGTTAAAGCTTCGGGTGCTTTGCCAGTTGGTCCTACTACCCATGTTCCCTGGTCTATGAAACAAGCTCGAAGTTTCAG ATGCAATTTGACAGCGAGTGCAGCGAGACCTAACCCTCAAGGTACATACCATTATGGAAGCGTAAAGATAATGAAGACAATCGGGTTATCTAACTCAGAAGCTAAAATTAATGGAAAACTGCGGTATGCTATTAATGGGATGTCTTATATAAACCCCGATACTCCACTTAAGTTAGCTGATTGGTTCAACATTCCTGGAGTGTTCGACTTAAAGAGTTTCAGCAAAAAAACTTCGATTGGAGTTCCAGCTAAATTTGGAACTCCTGTGATTGGAGCTTTGCTTCATGACTTCGTCGAAATCATCTTCAGTAATACAGAAGACACCATTCAGTCTTGGTACCTTGCTGGGAACGATTTCTGGGTCGTCGG GTACGGACCTCTGAAGTGGTCAGCAGCACAAAGAAAACACTACAATTTAGTGGATGCTCCCAAAAGTTACACAATTCAGGTATACCCAAAGTCATGGACTGCAATATTATTGCCATTAGACAACAAGGGAATGTGGAATTTGAGGTCTCAAATCTGGCCAAGAAGGTATTTGGGACAAGAATTGTATGTTAAAGTATGGAATGATGAGACAAGTCTATACACCGAGTACAATCCTCCTCCAAACACGCTTTTCTGCGGGAAAGCTAGAGGTAAACATGTCTAG